In a genomic window of Gloeocapsopsis dulcis:
- a CDS encoding acetoacetate decarboxylase family protein, whose product MALYPQAPWTLQGSAVATLHLIDIERVRSLIPQELDIISVFPGKTVGGVYLSNYSTGSVLQYSELIVVAAAVTHSEIGGWVSHIYVDNPDSVAGGREIWGLPKELAEFTWEKNSVSVRQSDCTLCTLNYNSLFSIGWKPRLGASSFSSKNSELLSFACGVEAQFGLANAQLTVPTTSPFTDLIIGQPWLAISATQMHLTVDAPQVLTKKR is encoded by the coding sequence ATGGCATTATATCCCCAAGCTCCCTGGACACTTCAAGGTTCCGCAGTTGCGACATTGCATCTAATAGATATTGAGCGCGTTCGCTCCTTAATTCCTCAAGAACTCGACATCATCTCCGTGTTTCCTGGTAAAACAGTTGGCGGCGTCTATTTGTCTAATTACAGTACTGGTTCGGTACTCCAATACAGCGAATTAATCGTCGTTGCTGCGGCTGTGACTCATTCAGAGATTGGTGGCTGGGTTTCGCATATTTATGTCGATAATCCTGACTCTGTCGCTGGCGGGCGAGAAATCTGGGGATTACCAAAAGAACTTGCAGAGTTTACTTGGGAAAAAAATAGTGTCAGCGTGAGACAAAGCGATTGCACTCTATGTACTTTGAACTACAATTCCTTATTCAGCATCGGCTGGAAACCGCGCTTGGGTGCTTCTAGTTTTAGTAGTAAGAATTCTGAGCTATTAAGCTTTGCATGCGGTGTAGAGGCACAATTTGGGTTAGCTAATGCACAATTAACAGTACCTACCACTAGTCCTTTTACTGATTTAATAATAGGTCAACCTTGGTTAGCAATTTCTGCAACGCAGATGCACTTAACAGTTGATGCACCACAAGTATTGACAAAAAAACGTTAG